The following DNA comes from Cellulophaga sp. HaHa_2_95.
TATTAGGAATGGCCGCGCCAAAATGTTCTCCTTTGTGCTGTTTTGCAATTTCGGTCATTTCTTCCATACGCTGATTCTCACGAATAGCAATGTATTCCATTTCTGGAGTGATTATTCCCTTTTTAGCATAATGCAGCTGCGTTACATTCTTACCCTCTTTAGCACGCATTGGCTTTTTTAAAAGTGAAAAACGCATATGATCTAAACTCTTATCGTTGAGACGTTCATTACAATATTCTGAGGTAAACCCCTCTAATTGCTCCACATCTCCACGCTCTAAAATCCACTGCTCACGGATTCTATCTATTCCTTTGTGAACGTTTATTTCTTTTGTAGGGTCTGTATAAGGTCCTGAAGTGTCATAGACCGTAACTGGCTCGTTTGGCGTAAGTTTGCCCGTCAAGGAATCTTTAGTATCACTCAACGCAATTTCTCGCATGGCCACTTTTAATTGTGGATGTAGTTTTCCTGCTACATAAATCTTTTTAGAATTAGGAAAAGGTTGCGTACTAAGCTTTTCGTTTTTTGGTGCGGTGTCTTTGCTTTTCATATATTGTGAGATTTGATCTTTAAGAAATAAATGCTGTGCTAGGGGTTTCAAATGAGCTACTAACCGCCTTGAGTGGCCTGAATAATTAGAAGGGAATCATTCTCATCTAAGATTTCATATTTCCAGAAATCTTTGGTGATAATGTTATTGTTCAAAGCGACTGCAATTCCGTTTTGAGGCGTTTGCAATTTTTCAAGAAGTTGCAATACGTTTGTATTTTTTTCAATACGTATTGGTTTTTCATTTACGGTAATAGAAATCATATACAGTATATTTTAAATATGCTGTAAATTTTAAAAGCAGAGAATATTCTTTGAAAAAGGAGGTGCTTCAAGAACAAAGCACACACATATGAAAAGGTTGCAAACACCCATTGCAAGGTGCTTTTCAACTTTTCCCTTCGGCGGTACTAACCGCATCAGGTTCAAAGGGTATTTCTCAGTTCCGTAAAAGGAACACCCCTAAAGTTTACATTGTAAAACTATAAAAAATCTATGGAACTAAAACCGGAAGAAGCATATTTAAATCATAAATTCAAAGAATTAACAATTTAGCAACATGCCTATAAAAAAATAACACCCCTAAAACTTAGGAGTGTTATGCTATAGTATAAACTAAAAGATGCTCTTAATTAGCTACTTCGCTAATAAATTTAATACGATACAATCGAAGCTCTTCGTCTTCATAGTCGCCATCAAACTCTTTTAAGGCTAGATCTATATTATCTGATTCTGCTTCCAAATAATAGTCATGAATTTCTTCTTGTTGGTCTTCATCTAAAACATCATCAATCCAATACGTAATATTTAGCTTCGTACCGCTATACACAATCTGCTCCATCTCTTTTATAAGCTCTGAAAGACTTAAGCCCTTTGCTGATGCAATATCATCTAGAGGTAATTTACGATCTACATTCTGGATGATATATAGTTTTAAGGCTGAATTAGCACCTGTACTTTTTACGATTAAATCATCTGGACGAATAACATCATTATCCTCGACGTACTTTTTAATGAACTCTACAAATGGCTTACCATATTTTTTAGCTTTGCCTTCTCCTACCCCATGAATATTTACAAGTTCTTCCAACGTTATAGGATACTTTAATGCCATATCTTGCAAAGAAGGGTCTTGAAAAATTACAAAGGGAGGAACTCCTAATTTCTGACCTTGTTTTTTTCTAAGATCCTTTAATACTTTTAATAAGGCTTCATCTGTAACACCACCACTAGTTTTGGCTGCACTGACAATAGCATCATCCGCCGCTTTATTGTACACATGATCTTTGGTCATCATAAAAGAAACTGGATTTTTCACATATTCTGCTCCTTTCGGAGTTACATGCAAGATTCCATATTGTTCTATCTCTTTTCGTAAGTAACCAGCAACTAAACCTTGACGTACTAAAGCCATCCAATGTTCTTTATCCCTATCTTTTCCGATACCAAAAAATGGTTTTTCATCGGTTTTATGCGATGCAATAATAGCATTAACTTTCCCTGTAAGTACTTTGACTATTTCTTTGGATTTGAACTTCTCCATGGTACCTTGTACCACCTGAATCACTTTTACCAAATCATCTTTTGCTTCTTCTTTGTCCTTTGGGTTTTTGGTATTATCATCCATAAGGGCTCCATCGCCATTTACATCATCAAACTCCTCACCAAAATAAT
Coding sequences within:
- the thiS gene encoding sulfur carrier protein ThiS, producing MISITVNEKPIRIEKNTNVLQLLEKLQTPQNGIAVALNNNIITKDFWKYEILDENDSLLIIQATQGG